The window TTTATACGTAATTACAAATAGGACCCTGATGCTGAGGAGCTGATCGACGTCCCGAACGACCAGAAGACCCCGGAGGCCCAGAAGGACTATGAAAACATGctaggttcacgcccatctatgatCTGAAATCCCAGTAGGCATTGCTTGTTAGTATTGCTATCGCTTTATTGTTTATGATGAGATAAACATGCATAGCCTATTTTTTATACCTGAATTTCTTGAATTCCTACTTATACCATGTTGAATGGTTGAGATGCTTTGCATGTGGTCATGTGGAAATATGTgatgatagtcttggcgtgaGTGGAGATCAACCTCAGAGGAGTTGGTGACTAGAATTTTAGCTGGGGGCGAGCGATTTAACCTGATCTTCGGGTCAGGGGCTAGGGCGTGTGTTGGGCACGTCCTATGGACCGAGGAAGTGCATGGGCACATCCTGCGGAGCACCTGTGGCAGGTGCATATTTTCCTTTGGGAAGATGTGGTGGACTAGAGGAGTAGAGGGGCGAGACCTGTGACGGGTGCCCACAGCAGACTGCTGTGGCAGATACGCACATGTGACGAAGATGCTTGTCTCGGCGTATAAGCAACCAGTTGGGATAACTATGATTAGTGGGACTATgtaaacgtgcacaccacttatcctctATGCGGAAGGATCCGGTCCGAAGCTAGCAAGTGTGGTACCAAGCCTGTAGGAGGATACGGTATCAGTGCAGGGGGGAGGAGGTGTTGACCTCGCGTCCCCCAAGTCGCAAGTTAGGCTTCACAGTCCCGAGGCGACCTCTCGCGGGAGGACGCGCCCAGACCCGGAAAAACAGGATGGTGCCATGGCTACTAGTTCTCATTCTTGGTAGACCGGTGTCTCGTCGTCAGTTGGTTTGATTCCGGCAGGCTTTGATTCGAATGCGTCCAGGTGTACAACTTCTGCAGAGTAAAAACTAtatgtatagccgcgtactcggtcatgtacgaCCCTACTTTTCTGTTCCTTCCATTAGTTAGTGTCACTGGatatttctacctccctctagtctactGGCCTACTTTGATAGCAGTTGAGGtgcgaggagagggagttctCGTACCGACTTGGGTGGTTCATGGTGAGTTATGCTTAGTCTGGAAGGAGTGAGTTGACCGGGATGCCGGAATGGCCCGTGTCGGGAGATATTGCTGATGCTACGAATTTGCTTCAGTTGCATAGgaaaaaccctagccttatccttagcAACTCTTTTATATCCATGCATTTCACTTAAAGCTGCATTCGGATGGTGACGTGAGCCTATCCCGTCTttggggatagtttggtagATGCAGGATCCTATTCCATTTCAACGATCAAGCTGGACGACGATAAAGGACGCTAAGGATGGGTCGAGCTACACTCAAGTTTGCCTGTGGAGGAGTAAAGCCAGAAGATGAATGACGCCCAGAAGAATAGAGCGGGCACAATGGACAAACAATATAAGTGGTTACGCGAAACGTCTCAAGTCAAGCACACAGAATCGAGAAATAATCTCATGTTCTATCGTTCCAAAAATTAAGCAGATCTCGATGTTTAATCTAATGATTGTTTGTTATGGTTGTAAAAGTCTGTATGTTCCAGTTGAAAAGATCTGAAGAATGTTTTCCAGTCAGTTCTGCAGGCAATTCACGCTTCTCATGTCGAGCAAATCCTCGGCCAAAATTTAGCTGGGCTATCGTGGGCACAAACCAGCCCAAACAATCTACGGATCGGACTATTTTAAGAGCCCACGGCCCAAACTGAAGCCCGAACTTTACGCAAACCCTTTACCGTTTAAAACCTGACCCACAGCTCCACTCAAAAAAAAACCTGACCCACAGCTGGTCCGCTCCTAAACGCAACGGTCAAATCCCCTCGAGTTCGAATTGCAGCCGGAGCGGCACCCACACCCACCaaacatggcggcggcggcggtggcggcggaagaGATGGTGGCGGTGCTCGACGAGGAGACGCTGGCGCTGATGGGgatgagcagcgccgccgccgcggcgccggtggcTGTGGGCGCCGAGTGGGAGACCTTCAAGGAGAACGTGCGGCCGCTCAAGCGCGGGCGCGACGTGTCCAAGCTCAACCGCGCGCTCAAGGCGCAGGTCGACCCCGCCCagcgcgccgccctcctcgaAGCCCGCAGGTATGTCGccgtccctccctctctcccagcAATGGAAAAGAGTACGGTTTGATTTGATCTGTGTTTCTTGATCTGGAGAGGGGGCAAGTTGCTGCAATATTGCAATCTACCTTGTGTGTTAATCATTTGATTGATTTGCCTTATCCAGGAGGATGATTGAGGCAATCTACGAGTACCAGGGAGAGGATCCGCTCCAACCGTGGCTGGAGTAAGCGTTTCTCCATCCCCTTAACTCGCCTCTGTCAGATTTCTTGGTTCGTGGTAGCTGCCCAAGCCGAAAGATTGCTCATATATTTGATTCTTCTCTGATTCGCCCTCGCTCAGCTGCATCAAGTGGGTTCAGGAGTCGTTCCCTACCGGCGGCGAGTGCTCGGGGCTGGTGGTGTTGTACGAGCAGTGTGTGCGGACCTTCTGGCACGACGAGCGCTACAAGGACGACCTCCGCTTCCTCAAAGTGTGGTTGGAATACGTGCGTGGGGATCCaagattgattttttttctctggtTCTCTTCTGGAAAGTGGAGGCATCTCATGTGTCTGTTTGATAGCCGATCTTGTTTTGTTTTGCAGGCCGGGAATTGCGCTGATGCTGAGGTCATATACAGGTTTCTGGAGGCGAACCAGATTGGACAGAGCCATGCCATTTACTACATGTCCTACGCGTCGCTGTTAGAATCAAAGAACAAGCTGAGGAAAGCTAATGAGATCTTTGGCCTTGGTATAGCTAGGTGAGATTTCCACGAGACTGTCACTTGTTGTTCATAAGGCTCTTGGATTTGAAATTGCCCAGTAGATTGTTTTGTTATAATCCAGATATCCAATCCAGAAATGCTGCCCTGTCGTGATGGACATTTGGGGAAATTATATATTTCTTCTGTGCTTGGTTGCCGTACAGATCATGGGTACAGAATCAGTATGCAATTTTCTTCTTGAATCAGACATTCAGACGCTCGTGAAGATACCATGATCAACTGCTAATTTGATGCACGACCCCCAATGTAGACGGACACAGATGATTCCTTTTAGTTTCAAACCTAAAATACTAAATTTATTGTAGCCTTATTGTTCCTATTCTTTTAGATATGGCATGCCTTCAACTAGTCATGCCAGTTCTTATGCGTGATAAATACTCAGAATTGATTTCCTTATCATTGTGTCCGCTTACCTCTCTTTAAGTTGTGAATTTGTTTTAATACTTAATAGCATATGAATAGATGGAATTGTTTATATTCATTTTTCCCTCTCAGAAAAGCAAAGCCTCTGGAGAAGTTGGAAGCTGTATACAGGACATTTCTTCGAAGATCTACCAAAAAGAGTGAACACTCTGAGGTTTGCTATATAAATGGCAGCAGTTTTTATTTAGGATCCAGTATCTTCATTGAATTAGCCCTTTCTTTCTATAGCAAGATGATACGACAAATGATCTGCCAATCCGTAGCTTTGGGACAAGCTTGAAACGTGATGAAAACAGTAAGCTTGTTCAGCTGCATAGTGATTTAGAATGAACTTCTCAATTGGTTTGCAAGCTAATACTGTATTTGGCGTGACAGGAAATCAGCAAGCAGATAACTCCCACCTTGGGAGGCCAAGGGCACTGCAAAGGTTAGTACCaatacaatgcaagaaagtcaAGCATACAACAAAACCTGGGTCTATTTCTGGTTGTGTCACTGATTATGCCTTTGCACACTTGCAGAATCGACGTTAACAAACCACTTTCAGTATACAAAGATGAGAACTTGTTACAAAATCAGGTCATTGACAGaacaaggagaaaagaaaatgcGAGCTGGCGCACCCTGGGAACACAAGCAGATAGGAACAAAGAAAATAACATGATGCCCACTAAATGGGCGTGTCACAAGGTATTTTCACCAGGCTACTAGAATTCTCTACAATGTGATACTTGTATTGGGAACTATTTGAGTAacgaatttttgaaaatatcacATTGTTGTGCAGGTTCCACAAAAGGTAGGAGCGAGAGGAGCAGTTCAGCCAACCCGGGCCACTTCAATTGAGGTTTTTGTGGACGAAGAATGTGCAAAGTATGTTATTGACATCCTAGCTTATACTTCAGATTTTTAAGGATTTTCAAACTTTATCATTGTGGAAatcattttaaaaaaaactttcaatTGCTCTAGGGAACCAACTCGGATGGTACCAAAGAGCCCAAATCCTTCTGTTCTGAAGCTCAGGCAAGCAACAAGCAAAAGCCTTAAGAAGTAAGTGGGGCTTGGCTTTGTATGCTCCGTTTTTTATCCTTCGTTTTCTTTGTCAATGTATTAACCAGTTCGATTTGTTTCAACAGGGAAACTGAATTGCTTAAAGAGAATCCACTGCACAACTTCCCTCTGAGCAGCCTTAGATAATCAGCATTTGGCTGATTTTTATGGAACATTTCAATTGTGTCAACTTAACCTGTTTGAtttggttgtttggttgttGTGAGGTTTTTCAGTTATGCCTGAATGACCAAATAAGCTTTAGCCTCTAAAGCTTATTAGACAAGCAATGAGCCGGTTGGCTTATTAAGTGTTGTAATCTTCTACAATAAGTTGATAGACCTGCAGATGTCGAGTGCTTattatcttcacaaagtaaTTTGCTTTTACAAACTTTAGTTGGCTATGTTACACGGATACTGGTACGGGTATCGGATACGATACGCATCGGATACGCGTATACGCACTTCCCCAAAAAACACGGGGATACGGCTAGGTTAATTTAGtattaataattatatatataatatcacATAATCAGCATTAAGCAAACAGGTCATCTACATGATTAATTGTCCAACAAAGATAAAAACGACTTGTTGGGCTGGCAGTCTGGGAGTCCTTCCACATGGGTTGGCCCATTTGGCCCAGTAGGGTTCAGCTTAGAGCCACGTCTTTGCCTTTCTCCTCCCAGAAGGAAGCAACACCGCCGCCAGCTGAGCATGAGCGAGGGCGTTGTCGCCACCGAGCTCCCGCCCAGGCTGGGTtgcccgtcgccgccgtgctTGCCTTCTCCCGCCCAGGCTGGGTTGCCCCCGCTTGCTGgtcgcccgtcgccgccgtgctTTCCTTCTCCCTCCAGCCCCGCTCTACTCCCTCTGCATCGTAGCAGGCCGAGGGGTAGCTGTCCAGTGAGGGAAGAGCTTACTTGTTTTGAAGGGAGAGCCTCGTCGGCGACTGATTTTTGCCGGGAAGGAGCTCGCCGACGGCCGGCGGCCACCAGATCCAGAGGGCGACAAGAGGTCGGGCGTGAGGGAGGAACGGGAGCACGAGGAGTCGAGGATTGTGGCGGCTGCTGTTAGGTCATGGTCTCACGGAGGTGGAGGTCTAAAATCAGACATGGGGTGGGCTAATTGGGCCGACTGATGGATTGGGCCGTATCCCATCTGGCCCAAACGTGTCGGATTTACGTATCCAACACAAAACGTATCTGCATTTCCAGGATATGTCTGGAAACGTATCCGAGGGTATCCGTATCCGAAACGTGTCGGATACTGATACGCCGCCTCCTAGAAGTATCCGCGTAACAGAGTTAGTTGGTGCTTTTCTGCTTGTTTTTTTCCCTCTAAGTTTACAGAGCAGACAGAATATGTTGGGAGTAAGTGGGTGATTGTTTTCCTGCGAATAAAGAATCAGTAAAGCAGTCTCCAAATAATTTGCAATAAAGCTATAACCAAACAAAACGTGACTGAATAGTGTCATGCAAGTGGATGCATGGCACATTGGGTCAGGTAATTTTGTCAGGACTACAACTTGCGCCTTTTCTGTCAGACATATCAATATAAACACGAAACTCTGATGTCCAGACAGGGCCTCATGGCCACCAGAACAAAATGGCGAGATCATTGATCATTGCCATTTCAACCTCAGTTCTACAAGGACCTTGATGCAACAGAGGAGAGATCACACAGTCAGAGTGAGAGTGAGACGAGTCCAGACGTTGAGAAATTCAGGTATACACGCCTGGATCAGTAAGACTTTCAATTGTCCTTGATACTGAGCTCTTGTATTATAATTCTGCATTTTGTCGATTAACTATGCAAGAGACCATGGAGAGCACACTAATTCGTATCGAGTTCGATCGACGACCCCATCTATAAAGTGAATGTTCCAACATAGCATGTACTATATTGTAGTAGCAATAGCAAGTTAGCAACCAGTGTACTATACCACTCAGGACATCAAAAAGGCCACAGCAAGTCCTAGAGCAGGTACAGCCAAGAGGATCTTCCATTCTACACATCATGAAAATGACAATTAGATTATTTTTAGGGCACATTGACAAGTAGTTTCACCAGGTGATAATGTATACAAAACCGCGGCTGGCTGCCCTGATCCACATCCTTTGTACCCTTGCGTTACATCATGGCTTGCTATGTGACATGGCCGGTTGGTTGGACCCAGATGTGGTACACTGCTATATAAGGTCACACGCATCCACCGTGTGCACCTGCTCCATTCAGATACCCTCCTCTCAGGCGACGATGAATCGTCAGGCGAGCCGCCGAGGCCACCGGGTGCGCCACGTCCGGCTCGGCTCGCTGCTCCGGCTGCGCGTGAGGCTGTtcggcctcgccgccctccTTGTCCGGTGCCTGGAGGAGATCAACTGCTGCCCCAGGAGGTGGTCGCCGGCGACAGCGAGGGCGCACAAGATGCTCAGCCACGCCGGCCGGTGTCCCCGGCCTGGGACAGCAGAGAGGGAGAACTCCTTCCAGGCAGAGGCCATTGCCGACTGCTTGGAATTCATCAAGAGATCCTACCTTGCTGATGATCACAAGACTGCTTGCTAGCTGCTCTTCTCCGCGCCGTTTGGAACCGAAGAATTTCCCATTCTGTGCGGGCTGCATATCTTGTGAAATTTCCATGAAGTTCCTACGTTTGCGTTCCAAGCAAGGCCAAAATGTTTTGCTGTTGTAGTTTGTATATATATCAGTTTTGTTAGTTACCACTGTTTGTTGTGTATCAAGGGTTCGTCAGGAATGACCAAATGTGTGTTAGGAGAGCTCAGTTCTTGAATAAAACAAGAAGAGATTTTATATGGCTACTGAAAGGTGAAATGTCATTTTCTTGCCAATAAGAAAACGTATGCTGTTGCTTTTCCGGGCGGTGGTTTTCAAAAAGGGATTGGGTGAACTAGAGTCATGGATGGTGACCGAGAAGTACTCACGGTTTGTTTTCCATCCAGGGCGGTTGACCTGGCCCTGCATAGTACAAACAAATTTGAGGACGAGGCGTCTTGTGTGAGTGTGATGCTGACTTTACCAGAACAGACACCTTCTTAACACAATTTTTGAAGTGACAATCCATCTGCCTTCATcagtgcatgcaactcaatatggttGTTGGAAGCATTGTAAATTCGAGTCCCAGCTAACAAAAAGCTATCATGAGATATAGACGTACAGTGCTGAATTGCTCCTAGGCTATATTGCTCACCTTTCCTTAACAGACACAGCTTTGGGGTATCCATTGGCCATTGCTGTTGAGAATGAAAGTATATATTAACTAAAGTGTAGATACAGTTATGGTAATTCCCAGAGATTCGGCAGATTAGGGGAAAATGCAACATGACATACGCCCTTCTTCACTGTAGCCTCGGTTCAGGAGAGGGCACTATACAGAGCAATTATCAAAAAGAGAAATTACACCAAAACTGTATGCTCAAAATCTCAGTGGCAAGCAAACCACCTCTTGCAAAATTTCAGAGCTGTCCGTGCAGGCCAAAAATTAGGGAGCCTTGTTCCAATGTTCAGCTGCTTTGACATGCCTCTTGAATAAAATGAATGTTAGAAAAGAACGGCAAATGCACCTCAAAATCCTTCTTCAGGCATCTGGGTCAACATTACATGTAGCTGCAAAACATATGGCACGAATAAATTAATCCCCTACTTTTTATTGGAAGCTTAACATATTGAAGTTGGCGGAGAATAAGAAAGAGAATTCACCTTCAACACCAGAATCCTGAGGGACAGGTGATAGGTCTCAACAATGAGTCATTTACAATACTGTAAATCTGTACTCTTTTCTTATACCATATTCTGATGTAACCACTATCAAATGAGCTACCTTACGAAAATGGACTGACAAAATTGTACAACTTGTGAGGAAATAATATATACTATGCTGATATTATGGGGCCTATTGATGATTGGAATATTTCATACAGTGCAACTTGAACTTCTCCAGAGCTATGCTGGCAGCGAATAAGATTAGCTAATAAGGGGAAAAACATGGGCAAGTTCCTCCTAAAGCAATTCTTCTCTAAACCGCCCAATAACCGCATTACATGAAGAACCAACGAAGTTCTAGCCTCCAGTTCCTCTTTTTTAGCAGTACCCAGAGGCAACCTGTGTGAAGCTGGATCTCTACCAGAAGCATCATTAGATGGTTCATGCCCTGCACAGGTCAGATACATTCGCAATATTTTGTCACAGACAAGCATAATTTGTGACTCCACATTCACATTCATATTTTCTGACAAAGATGGGTTGTCATGAAGAATAGCTTGCAGAAGCTTCAGATAGCTCTGGTAGGACTCGCTCTCGAAATGGATGACCGCTGGCTCAGATACCTCCAAAAGGGAACATGCTTTATGTAGTTTTATGTGCAAGTTAGATTCAGAGTTCACTTCACTTGCATGAGATGAAATGGCAGATAGCATCTGCAACATTATGCCTATATGCTCAGCGCATAGAAAGCTCCTGTGCACCTCATACAATTTAACGATGCCCTGCATGGAAGCCAGGAAGAAGCCAGGAAAATATTTTGAGTGTAATAAGTTGACATTGGCAAATTAAAAATGCATGTAGGCTTCTCTTTCTTTAGATTTAATTCCTATTTTAATTGGATGCCTTTGTGTCTAttcttaaaaaagaaaaataaaaagaaaatcgtGGTATCAAACTAAGGGGATTTCTAAAACCTAGTTTAAATAACAAAAAACCACATGATTTATATATTACCTGAACAATTAAGAGTTGTAAAGACATATGATTCTTCATTCTGACAATAGCATAAGATGCTGTTTCCATATTAGcttcctcttcatcatcattGTATACGTCATGATCTGAATATTGTTCAGCTTCAGAGTAAGATTCATTTCTATCTGGAATCTCAATGTCTTTCATCATCCTAACTATTTTGTCGAACACAACAAATGTATGTGCTGCTGATTCTTTGAAACACAGCAAAATCTTCTCCCACTCATCATTGGAGAGCTTGCTAGCAAGCCCTTCTGTTAAACGCTGGAAAACTGATATGCATGTGCTAGCTGATTGTTTATTCGGGCTTCTGATGAAATTTGTAATAACAGAAGTAACTGTACAAAGTTCCGGCCGCATCACTTCAAAAAATGTAATATACAAATCTGCTAAACATTTTAGAGCCACCATTTTAGTTTCGAAATTCCAGGAATCATCCTCAGTACTATTTACATCTGAAATCTGACCATTTGGTGCAAAGCTTTCACTACTAAATAGGGGATAAATAACTGATTCGAAGATATTAGCCCAGAAGGACTGAGAAAAGAGGTGCCCATGATCTTTCAAAATGTCAAAGAGCACTTCCACAGCACCTTTTCTGATTGTTGGTCTCGAGTCAGTTGTCAATCTAGCAAGACCTGGAAAAATAAaattcaatcaaaatatgttAAGTACAAATGTGATACACTGATACATTCCTGAATTATTCCAACAAGAATGATGTAATTTTgcgaagaaaaaaattactatACCAGCAAGCAAAGGAACCCAGAAGTAAACATGATCATCCTTATGCACTGTGATGTTCCCATCTGAAGAATCTAAATTATGTGGTTGCTGGTCAGCATCCTTGTCATTGCAAATAAATCCTTCCTCGGCAAGTTTGACAGCACAGAACCGAAGAAATGCAATAGCATTGAGACTGGCATC is drawn from Panicum virgatum strain AP13 chromosome 1N, P.virgatum_v5, whole genome shotgun sequence and contains these coding sequences:
- the LOC120654945 gene encoding mitotic spindle checkpoint protein BUBR1-like; this encodes MAAAAVAAEEMVAVLDEETLALMGMSSAAAAAPVAVGAEWETFKENVRPLKRGRDVSKLNRALKAQVDPAQRAALLEARRRMIEAIYEYQGEDPLQPWLDCIKWVQESFPTGGECSGLVVLYEQCVRTFWHDERYKDDLRFLKVWLEYAGNCADAEVIYRFLEANQIGQSHAIYYMSYASLLESKNKLRKANEIFGLGIARKAKPLEKLEAVYRTFLRRSTKKSEHSEQDDTTNDLPIRSFGTSLKRDENRNQQADNSHLGRPRALQRIDVNKPLSVYKDENLLQNQVIDRTRRKENASWRTLGTQADRNKENNMMPTKWACHKVPQKVGARGAVQPTRATSIEVFVDEECAKEPTRMVPKSPNPSVLKLRQATSKSLKKETELLKENPLHNFPLSSLR
- the LOC120653926 gene encoding uncharacterized protein LOC120653926, translated to MNRQASRRGHRVRHVRLGSLLRLRVRLFGLAALLVRCLEEINCCPRRWSPATARAHKMLSHAGRCPRPGTAERENSFQAEAIADCLEFIKRSYLADDHKTAC